In the genome of Budorcas taxicolor isolate Tak-1 chromosome 7, Takin1.1, whole genome shotgun sequence, the window gaggttcagagagcccAGTGTCATCAGTTTGCACCTCGAAACCAGCAGGGGCAGGACTGGAATTCCCaggctgtctgactccaaagccctttCCCTTAGCACTGCCCTCTGCTGCTTTCCTTGGTGGTGGGGCACACAGAGACTGGTGTAATCTGTgaggccttcctggaggaggcaggcctTAATGGAGAGCTTGGCGGAAGGGGTGTTCTGATCAGCACCACCCGTGAGGCCTGACTGAGTTTTAGAAAGGAAGGAACCTTGAAGATGACCTAGGAATTGAGTTGCAGACCGAGGCCGGGACTCACCCAGGGCACCGTTGACCCCCTGATTCCCTTTCCAAAGCCCATTCCTCACTCCTCAGTCAGGGAGAGCAGGAGCCTTCGGTTGAGCACTTGCTCTGTGTCCAGAGATGCTCTCTGTTCCTTACCTTGTTGAATTCTCAGTTGGTCCCTCGAGGACATCTTACAGCCCCGAAGATGAGCTCCGAGGGACTTGGGCTCTGGGCCACAGTGTTCCACAGTAGGCTGCCTGGCTCCCAGGGCCACGCTCTCAGGACTGTGGTACTCAGGGTGGCTTTTGTCCACAGTCCAGGCTCAGACACCTTCCCCCATCTTCCCAGGCGCCAGAGCCCAAAGAGGAAGGCTCGGCCCACCTGGCGGTGCCCGGAGTGTACTTCACCTGCCCTCTCACAGGGGCCATCCTAAGGAAGGACCAGCGGGACGCCCGCATCAGAGAGGCCATTCTCATGGTGAGTGCCTGCCCCTGTGCCTGAGCCACCCCCGGACGTCTGGAAGGCCCGGCAGCCCCTGCAGCATCACCACCCGGGTGTGCTCCAGCTCTGCGCTAACCTCCCTCACCTATGGGACAGAATTCACAGTCCGGGAGGGTAGGTGGAGAAAGCCACCTCCACCCTCCCCAGGGCACCAGCTTTGAGCATGTTATATCCGTTTTCAGAGATGCTCCAAATACAAACTACCGAGGCATCTGTATCTCCTACATGGGCTGCATTTTTGTTTTACATAAAAATCAATCTGCCATTCACATCTGACATGGAACTGCAACGTTTATCAGTGCAGGAAGAACttccatattatttttttttccttaaaattctgTATTTGGAAAAAATTCCAAATCTAAAGAAAAACTACAAGAACAGAAAGAACACCTGAATCTTCTTCACCTAGGGCGGGAGTGACCTATTACTGTTCCAACAGATTATTACAAATATTACAAATGCAGTGCTTCCAGACAGCACATCTCTgccctcacagttctggaagttacaagtgggctacagtcaagaTGGCCACAGGGCTGTGTGCCTTCTGGGAGCCCTGGGGATTCAGGCTGTTTGTGTGctgttccttctcctccttcacggCCAGCTGAGCCAGGCCAGGCCTTTCCCAGCTGCCCGctctctgcttctttctctctcttccccctctTATTGGGCTCACCTGGTAATCCCAGTTAATCTCCTTATTTTAAGGTCCGCTAATCATCAACCTTAACTCCATCTGTGCAACCCACCCCTACCCCGTAACCTACATTCTCCCAGGTTCCAGGGATCAAATTACAAATACCTGTGTCATTCTCCCCACCTTACCCAAATCTGCCAGTTGTTTAACGTTTTTACCTCATTTGCTCTGTCACCCCCTCTGGGTTTTTTTTTCGCCacaccgcatgtgggatcttagttcccctgctaGGGATGGAAGCCCTACactttgcattggaagcacagagtcttcaccactggaccattgTGGAAGTCCCTCCATTTTTTTCTGAGCAGTTTGAAAGTCTGctttctccatagtgactgcacggTGACTCCTGTAAATTGTCCCTTGACTAACCAGCACTGTGTTGATGAGCATGTAGGAAGTTTCCAATGTTTCACTAGAGAGGACAGTATTGATGCTGAAAACCTGGTCTGTACAGCACTTCAGGTTCCATTCCAGAAGCTGAGTTGCTGGAACAAAGAACATCTGCATCAGGCTTTGGATAGTTGTCACCAGGTGATCCTCCATAGTTTGTCCCGATTCACTCTTTCCCCAGCATTGTGGGAGAAGGTTCCCATTTGCCCTGTCCCCTGTCACTGTGGGTGACCAAACGTTCATTGTCTACCCAGATAGATAGGTAAAAACAACGTCTCAGCAGTTTTTAGTTTGCGTCTCCCTTTCAGGGTTAGGTTGTCTGTGTTTCATATGAGGATGCATCTTTTGAGCATTTCTGTATtgggtattttttttattattgatttgtagGCATTCTTTACATATTAGCAAAATGAGGTTTTTGTCTATGATCTGGGGATATTTTAcgccaggtgtttttttttttttttttcctccagcttatttttatattctgcttGTGGTCACATAGCCATGCAGAAATTTTTTCTATGTAATTCAATGCATCGATTTTAATTTATGGCTTCCAGGTTTTGTGGCATACTTAGAAAAGCCTTCCCCACTAAAGAATTAAAACAGTTcttctgtggtttttctagtgctattctgttttgctttttaatgtttaaagGTTTGCTCCAACTAGAATTTATCCCTGTGTAGAATACGATGCATGCAGCTagggttattttcattttcaaaaaatttttattggagtatagttaatttacagtgttgtgtgtgtttattttttccccagataGTTACCCAGTTTTCCCCAGTCCTTATTTGTTGAAATACCTGTCTCTGGCCACTGTGAAGTCCACCCCCATCACAACATGAATACCTACATGGATGTTGTGTTCCTGTGTCCCTTGTCTGTTCACATGCCCTGGTCCTAATTTAAATGAGGCTGCGGGCTGCCTGGATACTTCTGAGAACAGCACTGAGAGCTGCAGCTCTTTGCTGGGGGTGGGTGTGCTTGTCCCAAGGCGGCTGGTGTAGGGGCCGTCAGCCTGGCTCAGCCATATCCTGAGGAcgcccccctgcccccatctcaCAGCTGCTTCTTTGCAGACCCACTTTCTTGGCCCGTCTGAGCCTTTTTGTCTTATGCTGGTAACTTAACTGGCAGACTGAACGGGGTCCAGATTTGAAGTCCCCAGGAGAGTTGACCCAGTTCACATCAGACGTCAAGTGAcacatacatgactgctgaagGCTGACCCCCACTGTAGTTCAGAGAGGCGGGCCGGGGCAGGCAGAGGCTCCACACTACCTTCCAGGAGCTCTGGCTGGGCTTCTGCGGGGGTGCATAGGTAGATCTGAGTGGCCAGGTGGTCTCTGCTCTGATCCGTCACCTCTAGTGACCCCACTGTTCACCCCCACCACTGTTCAGGCAGAGCAGATGTGTTTGGGGCTGCCATAGGTACCAGCCCCACTGGCCATGTAACTGCTGACTTTCTGGGGCTGCAGAAAAACAAGACCCCATGGTGAGGCCGCGTGCCTAGCTGTCCAGAGTGGGAACACACTTGCTGCCTGACCTTGCTCCTCTCCTCAGTGACCCATTCTCAGTCTCTCCCTACTGGGATGCTGTTTGCAGGGTCCCTGGGGTCACCCAGAGGCTAGGCCAGCTGAGGGATCAAACATGGCCCCTCCAATCCCCAGGGAGGCAGGTGCCACCTCCAAGGCAGGGGGACGAGTCAGTGGCATCTCCACTGTTTTGCCTCCCTGGCTGTGCACTGGGCAGCCGCAGGTCACAGACCTTTTTTGCATTCTGTTTCTGCCACTTCAGTCTGTTTCTAGAACGTCCCTTGCAGGGCTGGGGGATTAGGAGAGGCAGTGCGTCTGCAGTGGCCGGCGGGTTCCAGACATGCTGCCAGTGCGTGCTGAGAGCCGGCCACGCAGCCAGTGTGGCCCCCAGGCTCCCGGGAGGGTGCTTCCTGACCCACTGCTTTCTTCACTCCCCCAGCACTTCTCCACTGACCCAGTGGCTGCCTCCATCATGAAGATCCACACGTTCAACAAAGACCGGGACCGGGTGAAGCTAGGCGTGGACACCATCGCCAAGTGAGTGGGCAGCCCTCTCCCACCAGGTGCCAACTCCTGCTGAGGAGGCCTGTAGGGAGCATAGCCCTCTCCCTGGGCCCTCGGGGAAGGGGTCTGGCCTCTCTGGGGCCATTTATCAGTCTTTAAAATGAAGAGGTttactgcatcagttcagttcagtcgctcagtcgtttccaactctgcaaccccatggactgtagcacaccaagcttcccagtccatcagcaactcccagagcttactcagactcacatctattgagtcagtgatggcatccaaccatctcatcctctgtcacccccttctcctcctgccttcaatctttctcagcatcagggtcttttctagtgagttagttctttgtatcaggtggccaaagtattggagtttagcttcagcatcagtcgttccaatgaatattcaggactgatttcctttaggatggactggttggatctccttgcaatccaagggactctcaaaagtcttctccaacaccacacttcaaaagcatcagttctttgggactttagttcagttcagttcagtcgctcagtcgtgtccgactctttgcgaccccatgaatcacagcacgccaggcctccctgtccatcaccaactcccggagttcactcagactcacctccatcgagtccgtgatgccatccagccatcccatccttggttgtccccttcttctactgcccccaatccctcccagcatcagagtcttttccaatgagtcaactcttcgcatcaggtggccaaagtactggagtttcagcttcagcatcattccctccaaagaaatcccagggttgatctccttcagaatggactggttggatctccttgcagtccaagggactctcaagagtcttctccaacaccacagttcaaaagcatcaattcttcggcactcagccttcttcacagtccaactgtcacatccatacatgaccacaggaaaaaccatagccttgactagacggatcttagtcggcaaagtaatgtccctgcttttgaatatgctatctaggttggtcataacttttcttccaaggagtaagcgtcttttaatttcatggctgcagtcaaccatctgcggtgattttggagcccccaaaaataaagtctgacactgtttccactgtttccccatctatttcccgttaagtgatgggatcggatgccatgatcttcgttttctgaatgttgagctttaagccaactttttcactctcctctttcactttcatcaagaggctttttagctcctcttcactttctgccataagggtggtgtcatctgcatatctgaggttattgatctttctcccggcaatcttgattccagcttgtgtttcttccagtccagcatttctcttagctttctttataatccaactctcacatccatacatgactactggataaaccatagctttgactagacagaccttgcaTCAGGGGTTCCCAACCCTGGCTTCCTATTGGGATCATCAGAAGAGAGTGAAGAGCCAGGGTCACCCTGTTCCTCTTATTGAGCAGGTCTGGGTGGGCTGCCTAGCAGTTTGTGCTGCTCAGGAGCCCCCCAAGCTGGGGGACCTCCAGGGACCCATCAGCTCCAGAGGCTGTTACTCTGGCCCTGCCCCGCTTCACCCACCGTGGTGGGTCTTTGGTGCCCTGGGAAGGCAGGACCaaaggggaggcctggtgtgccaggGGTTGGGCTCTGTGGGGTATCCAGGTATGATGGCACCTTGCTTGGGATCACCCTTAATGAGGTGGCGTGGCTCTGAGCTGTCGGCCCCTGTCCACCCTAGGTACCTGGACAACATCCACCTGCACCCAGAGGAGGAGAAGTACCGAAAGATCAAGGTGCAGAACAAGGTGTTCCAGGTGAGGGCTGCTGGCAGAGGGACTTGGCCTGGTGTGACTGGGCCCATGAGGCCCCCCAGGACCCAAGCCATCACAGGGAGCAGCTGGCTTGCAGACAGCCTGGGATGGGGGCTGAAGCTGGCTGCAGAAGGGCCCCTGCTTGGCGGGCGGGTGACGGGGGCACGGTGGCGAGCAGTCCAGGTGGGCTGAGGTGGTGGGTGCGAGGGTGGGCTCTCTGAGCACCATACACCCTCTGCCCTGCCCGCCACCCACAGTGTAGTGTGAGTTCTCTTTGAGTTAGTTGAGAGAACATCAGCACTGGGGAGGTTTTCCACACAAAGGCAGGCTTCTGGCATCTGTGGAGAAAGTGGCCCACCACCCTGGCCCATGGTGCCTGCCCCTGTGGCCGGCAGGGCCCCACTTGCTTCTGGTGGCCCCCACCTGAGTCCAGCATCACACAGCTGGCCTCCCCCACCTTTGGCACTCCCTCCTCACGTTGTCCTTTGGCTCTTCAGCCTCCTTCACCCTGGTGTTGACCTTTCGCAGTCCTGGGCCCTCTGTGAACTCAGCCCCTCAGACGGCTTCAGGGGTTCAGCCTGTCCAGGGACAGCAGCTACACTGAGACCAGGGACTCTGGGCTGGGAGGGCCAGGGTGGGCAGAGTCTTGTGGGGCACAGGGAGGCCCCAAGGGTCCCATGTGACCTCTGCCTCCGCTCTCAGGAGCGCATTCACTGCCTGGAAGGGACCCACGAGTTTTTTGAGGCCATCGGCTTCCAGAAGGTGCTGCTTCCAATCCCTGACCAGGGTAAGAGCCCAGAGTTGGGGCGGGAGGGTCCGGGTGAGGGGTCTCCCTGACTAGGCAGTGACGTTTCTACATGTTCCAGAGGGCCCCGAGGAGTTCTACGTGCTGAGCGAGGCCGCTCtggcccagcctcagagtctGGAGCGCCACAAGGAGCAGCTGCTGAGCGCCGAGCCTGTGCGCGCCACTCTGGCCCGCCAGCGCCGTGTCTTCCGGCCCTCGCCCCTGGCCTCCCAGTTCGACCTGCCCGCGGACTTCTTCAACCTCACGGCCGAGGAGATCAAGCGGGAGCAGCGGCTGCGGTCGGAGGCTGTGGAGCGGCTGAGCGTGCTACGGACCAAGGCCATGCGTGAGCGGGAGGAGCAGCGGGAGATGCGCAAGTACACGTACACGCTGCTGCGCGTGCGCCTCCCCGATGGCTGCCTGCTGCAGGGTGCGTTCTGGGCACCTGTGCGGTACCCCCGGGCTGCGTTCGTCCCCGGGGAGGTGTGCGTGCGCGTCCCCGACAGCTGCAGGGTGCAGGGTGCGTGCTGGGCGCCCGCGTTGCCTCTCTGGGCTGCGCTCGTCCCCGGGGAGGAGGCTGAGGGCTCGCGGCCGGCTAGTGCAGAGGGGCTCCCGCGAGCTCCAGCGCCACTCGACTGTCCCACCCCTAGGGACCTTCTACGCCCGGGAACGGGTGGCAGTGCTGTATGGGTTTGTCCGGGAGACCTTGCAGAACGACTGGCTGCCCTTTGAGCTGCTGGCCTCAGGCGGACAGAAGCTGTCGGAAGATGAGAACCTGGCCTTCAACGAATGTGGGCTGGTGAGTGACGGCTCCCCGCAGGTTAGCCCGACTCTCTGGGCTCTTGTTAAATCAGCACAAGCCCCCAAGAGGGGATGGGATGGTACTGGGGAGGTGTCTCTGGGTTAAGACCCACCATCCCACTTGTGGTGTGGCCTTGAGTAActtctgtctgtaaaatggaaatgtgcCAACTGTGTTGAGAGTCCTCTGCAAAGCAGAGACAAGAAGGCATTCAGAATGCAGGAATTCCTTGAGAGGATGAAGGAGGGGGCCGGATTGTGGTCAGACCCTGATTCAGGGAGACTGGGAAGGAGGCCTGGAGAAGAAGTGCCAACTGCTGCCCCAGGCTGGGTGGGCTTCAGCCAGGCCACAGGGCAGTCATCTGATGAGCCCTTGAGGGCACAGCGGTGCTATCACCCGTGGGGAGCAACGCTGGTTGAGTGTGGCCCGGGCTCCAGAGGGGAGATTTGAAAGTGAAGCTGGAGCTCTGCGCCTCTCACCCTGCTGCAGGTGCCCTCTGCCCTCCTGACCTTCTCGTGGGACGCAGCTGTGCTTGAGGACATCAGGGCTGCAGGCACCCAGCCAGACACGTCTATCCTGAAACCCGAGCTCCTGTCGGCCATTGAGCGGCTCTAGTGAAATAAAGCAGGGTTGGCTCAGCCCCACCGTGGGTCTGCCTTGTGCTGTCCTCCACGTTTTCCCATCCCGGTCCCCCTACCTCCTCCAGAACCACTCGCCCTGCCCATGGGGCACTGCGGGCATGAAGTGGGCGCTGGCTGGCCGGGCACACAGCCATGACCACCGCCAGGAGAGGGCATCACTAGTAATCTGTTTAACAGAAGCCGTGGGCGCCTCCCAGGCAGAGCAGCCTTCAGCCCCGGCCAGGATCCTGTGTGCTCCTGGGTAACTGGCCAAGGGAGGCCTGGGCCTGTCAGCACAAGTTCTGTAAAGTTATAAACCTGAATAAACAGGATGTTGACTAGTTTCCTGGTGGAGTTCAAGCTGTGGGAGGCAGGGTCAGCAGCTGTGGAACCACCAGTGAGCAAGGCTGGCTGTGACTCCTGGTGAAGCAGGGTCAGGTGGACACCTGCTCTGGGATGGTACCTGGGGTCCCAGGAGCCTGTGTCTGAGGCGAGCTCTTCACTTCCCCTGCTTTCCTATGTTGTCCCCACTGTCTACGAGCCAGCCCTGCTGAGGGCTCCTGGGGCCAGAGCCCGTGAATATGACATTATGTGCCAGAGGAGCTTGGGGTGTGGTTAAGGACGAACTAGGGGACTGTCCTGGGTTATGCAGTGAGCGTAGGTGTCCCCATGGGAGCTCTAACGTGGAAGGAAGTAAAGATGGGAGATGTGATGCTGCAGGTcttgaagatggagaaggggcTTCTAACAGCTGCAAAAAGCAGAAATGGGGTTCTCCCTTCCAAAAGAATGGGTTCTTCTGGAAGAATGAAATGGGGTTCTCCTGTTCCAGAAGAAACCATCCCTCCCCTCAATTTAACCCAGGGAGGCCCTCATGAGACTTCTGCCCCTAGAACTGTTAGGAACAACGTGGGTGCTTTGTCACAGCAGCCACAGGGATCTAACAGACAGGAAAACAAACGTCTGGAAGGTAGAGGACCTGCCCTGTCTGGACCCCGCCTTCATGGAGGCCAGTGATGACTGGCTCTCTGGCCACTGTGAGGTGAGAGCTTCCAGGCCCCTGATGTGATTAGACATAAAAATTTCCTGTAACCCAGAGCCACTGAGTAGCCCCCACACAAGCTGTGCCTCATACTTGGGCAGCCCGCAGCTGTCCTCACATGGGGGCAGGACCTGGGCCCACCTCCTTGGCTGCCTGATCCCCAGAACCTGCTAGTGGGTAGATGGTAAATTGTCAGGTGGCAACTAGCAAGGTTAAAGGCACTTAACCATGATAGAGGCTGGCGGCCACACCTACAGGTGGGAGCTGCACCCATGCTTCACCCCTGTGCCAGCAACCTACAGCACTTATTCCCAGGTGGGGCCAGggtccacaccccacccccacagagCTGGAGGGAGAGACCCTCTCCAGGAGGATCAGGGTGCTGCCAGGAGAGGCAggcccggggtggggtgggggtcttaGCTAGCAGACGGTGTGGCCCCCAAGGGCGGGGTCATGTTGCCCCACTTCATGGTTGAGGCATCCACAGTCGAACAGGTACTCATGCTGAGATGCCAGCTGACtcttcttccaacaaaacaacGTGCTGTGAAGGGCTAGCAGGACTGGAGCCTGGTTCCAATAGTCGGAATTCTGCCAGAGCCTCGCTGCCCCAGGCCCTTGGTACATGCTGAGATGCCTCTGCTGGGCCCGTCACAGCCCTGGCCTAGGGCCGCTCCAGGGTCCAGTAGGTGCAGCGCCTGGCTCCACAATTTCTAGCTTCAGCACTCCCGAGGCTGGGAACACCCTCTGCCCACCCACCAAGGGGCAGGAGGGGTTAACCAGCACAAGCACCTGCCGAGGAGCCCAGCCCTGAATGAGGTAAGCAGAGAGGCCAAGGACCTCACAACAAAGAGATAGGACAGAACTTGTACGAAGCGTTGAACTTTAAACAAAGGCCACAGGCCCACGCATGGGGGAACTGGGGGGCGGACACTGGACAGCAGAGCGCTGGCCTCTGGACACACCAGGCACAGACACCATGTGTTGGAAGAGATGACAGACACGCCAGATCGGGCTAGACAATAGTTTATACAGGTCCA includes:
- the UBXN6 gene encoding UBX domain-containing protein 6 isoform X1 yields the protein MKKFFQEIKADIKFKSAGPGQKLTESAGEKAPKEKPSQPPVRQPRQGPTNEAQMAAAAALARLEQKQPRARGPTSQDSIRNQVRKELRAEATVSGNPEAPGSNTSRLRHLPPSSQAPEPKEEGSAHLAVPGVYFTCPLTGAILRKDQRDARIREAILMHFSTDPVAASIMKIHTFNKDRDRVKLGVDTIAKYLDNIHLHPEEEKYRKIKVQNKVFQERIHCLEGTHEFFEAIGFQKVLLPIPDQEGPEEFYVLSEAALAQPQSLERHKEQLLSAEPVRATLARQRRVFRPSPLASQFDLPADFFNLTAEEIKREQRLRSEAVERLSVLRTKAMREREEQREMRKYTYTLLRVRLPDGCLLQGTFYARERVAVLYGFVRETLQNDWLPFELLASGGQKLSEDENLAFNECGLVPSALLTFSWDAAVLEDIRAAGTQPDTSILKPELLSAIERL
- the UBXN6 gene encoding UBX domain-containing protein 6 isoform X2, producing MKKFFQEIKADIKFKSAGPGQKLTESAGEKAPKEKPSQPPVRQPRQGPTNEAQMAAAAALARLEQKQPRARGPTSQDSIRNQVRKELRAEATVSGNPEAPGSNTAPEPKEEGSAHLAVPGVYFTCPLTGAILRKDQRDARIREAILMHFSTDPVAASIMKIHTFNKDRDRVKLGVDTIAKYLDNIHLHPEEEKYRKIKVQNKVFQERIHCLEGTHEFFEAIGFQKVLLPIPDQEGPEEFYVLSEAALAQPQSLERHKEQLLSAEPVRATLARQRRVFRPSPLASQFDLPADFFNLTAEEIKREQRLRSEAVERLSVLRTKAMREREEQREMRKYTYTLLRVRLPDGCLLQGTFYARERVAVLYGFVRETLQNDWLPFELLASGGQKLSEDENLAFNECGLVPSALLTFSWDAAVLEDIRAAGTQPDTSILKPELLSAIERL